In the Solanum pennellii chromosome 5, SPENNV200 genome, one interval contains:
- the LOC107018783 gene encoding receptor-like protein kinase HERK 1 isoform X2 — MKKVAIIILRQRQRQLHSKTCQSLLQISIALKFALSNTSRFIYVLMGSKYSKATNSISDASNSFESYRFPLEDLEEATNNFDDKFFIGEGAFGKVYKGVLRDGTKVALKRQNRDSRQSIEEFGTEIEILSRRSHPHLVSLIGYCDERNEMVLIYDYMENGNLKSHLTGSDLPSMSWEQRLEICIGAARGLHYLHTNGVIHRDVKSSNILLDGNFVPKITDFGLSKTWHQLYQTHVSTNVKGTYGYIDPEYVIRQKLTEKSDVYSFGVVLFEALCGRSTIEPSLPRDMVALADWAVKSHNNGQLEQIVDPNLAAKIRPESLRKFGEIGVKCLALSGKDRPSMGDVLWKLEYALCLQESVI; from the exons atGAAAAAAGTTGCAATAATTATCCTAAGGCAAAGGCAAAGGCAGCTGCACAGTAAAACTTGTCAGTCTCTCCTCCAAATCTCCATTGCTCTG AAATTTGCGCTGTCAAATACTAGTagatttatttatgtattaatggGAAGCAAGTATTCCAAGGCAACAAATTCCATAAGTGATGCTTCAAACTCTTTTGAAAGTTATCGATTTCCTTTAGAAGATTTGGAGGAAGCAACCAACAATTTTGATGACAAGTTTTTCATTGGAGAGGGTGCATTTGGGAAGGTTTACAAGGGTGTTTTGCGTGATGGAACAAAGGTCGCCCTGAAAAGGCAAAATCGTGACTCCCGACAAAGTATTGAAGAGTTCGGAACAGAAATTGAGATACTCTCACGCCGTAGCCATCCGCATCTGGTTTCATTGATAGGATACTGTGATGAAAGAAATGAGATGGTTCTAATTTATGACTACATGGAGAATGGGAACCTCAAGAGCCATTTGACTGGCTCAGATCTACCCTCCATGAGCTGGGAGCAGAGGCTGGAGATATGCATAGGGGCAGCCAGAGGTCTACACTACCTTCATACTAACGGAGTTATACATCGTGATGTCAAATCTTCAAACATATTGCTTGATGGGAATTTTGTGCCAAAAATTACTGATTTTGGACTATCCAAGACATGGCATCAGCTTTATCAAACCCATGTAAGCACAAACGTGAAAGGAACTTACGGCTACATTGACCCTGAATATGTTATACGGCAAAAGCTGACAGAAAAATCTGATGTTTATTCTTTCGGAGTTGTTTTATTTGAAGCTCTTTGTGGTAGGTCTACCATAGAACCATCTCTTCCAAGGGATATGGTTGCTTTAGCTGATTGGGCAGTGAAGTCGCATAATAATGGACAGTTGGAACAAATCGTAGATCCCAATCTTGCAGCTAAAATAAGACCAGAGTCCCTCAGGAAGTTTGGAGAAATAGGGGTAAAATGTCTGGCTTTGTCTGGTAAAGATAGGCCATCAATGGGTGATGTGTTGTGGAAACTGGAGTATGCACTTTGTCTCCAAGAGTCTGTTATTTAA
- the LOC107018783 gene encoding receptor-like protein kinase HERK 1 isoform X3 translates to MKKVAIIILRQRQRQLHSKTCQSLLQISIALKFALSNTSRFIYVLMGSKYSKATNSISDASNSFESYRFPLEDLEEATNNFDDKFFIGEGAFGKVYRGVLRDGTKVALKRHNRDSGQSIEPFRTEIEILSRRSHPHLVSLIGFCDERNEMILIYDYMENGNLKSHLYGSDLPTMSWEQRLEICIGAARGLHYLHTSAVIHRDVKSTNILLDENFVAKITDFGISKKGTELDQTHVSTDVKGTFGYLDPEYFIKGRLTEKSDVYSFGVVLFEVLCARSAIVQSLPREMVNLAAWAVESHNNGQLEQIIDPNLAAKIRPESLGKFGETAVKCLAPSSEDRPSMGDVLWKLEYALRLQESVI, encoded by the exons atGAAAAAAGTTGCAATAATTATCCTAAGGCAAAGGCAAAGGCAGCTGCACAGTAAAACTTGTCAGTCTCTCCTCCAAATCTCCATTGCTCTG AAATTTGCGCTGTCAAATACTAGTagatttatttatgtattaatggGAAGCAAGTATTCCAAGGCAACAAATTCCATAAGTGATGCTTCAAACTCTTTTGAAAGTTATCGATTTCCTTTAGAAGATTTGGAGGAAGCAACCAACAATTTTGATGACAAGTTTTTCATTGGAGAGGGTGCATTTGGGAAG GTTTACAGGGGTGTTTTGCGTGATGGAACAAAGGTCGCCCTGAAAAGGCATAATCGTGACTCCGGACAAAGTATTGAACCGTTCCGAACAGAAATTGAGATACTCTCACGCCGTAGCCATCCGCATCTGGTTTCATTGATAGGATTCTGTGATGAAAGAAATGAGATGATTCTAATTTATGACTACATGGAGAATGGGAACCTCAAGAGCCATTTGTATGGCTCAGATCTACCCACTATGAGCTGGGAGCAGAGGCTGGAGATATGCATAGGGGCAGCCAGAGGTCTACACTACCTTCATACTAGCGCAGTTATACATCGTGATGTCAAGTCTACAAACAtactgcttgatgagaattttgtGGCAAAAATTACTGATTTTGGAATATCCAAGAAAGGGACTGAGCTTGATCAAACCCATGTAAGCACAGACGTGAAAGGAACTTTCGGCTACCTTGACCCTGAATATTTTATAAAGGGACGACTCACAGAAAAATCTGATGTTTATTCTTTCGGTGTTGTTTTATTCGAAGTTCTTTGTGCTAGGTCTGCCATAGTTCAATCTCTTCCAAGGGAGATGGTTAATTTAGCTGCATGGGCAGTGGAGTCGCATAATAATGGACAGTTGGAACAAATCATAGATCCCAATCTTGCAGCTAAAATAAGACCAGAGTCCCTCGGGAAGTTTGGAGAAACAGCGGTAAAATGCTTAGCTCCGTCTAGTGAAGATAGACCATCAATGGGTGATGTGTTGTGGAAACTGGAGTATGCACTTCGTCTCCAAGAGTCTgttatttaa
- the LOC107018783 gene encoding receptor-like protein kinase HERK 1 isoform X5, which translates to MGSKYSKATNSINDALNSSYLVPFESYRFPLVDLEEATNNFDGKGGFGKVYRGVLRDGTKVALKRHNRDSGQSIEPFRTEIEILSRRSHPHLVSLIGFCDERNEMILIYDYMENGNLKSHLYGSDLPTMSWEQRLEICIGAARGLHYLHTSAVIHRDVKSTNILLDENFVAKITDFGISKKGTELDQTHVSTDVKGTFGYLDPEYFIKGRLTEKSDVYSFGVVLFEVLCARSAIVQSLPREMVNLAAWAVESHNNGQLEQIIDPNLAAKIRPESLGKFGETAVKCLAPSSEDRPSMGDVLWKLELALDSPVRGRWSA; encoded by the exons ATGGGAAGCAAGTATTCCAAGGCAACAAATTCCATAAATGATGCTTTAAACTCGAGTTATCTCGTTCCTTTTGAAAGTTATCGATTTCCTTTAGTAGATTTGGAGGAAGCAACCAACAATTTTGATGGCAAGGGTGGATTTGGGAAGGTTTACAGGGGTGTTTTGCGTGATGGAACAAAGGTCGCCCTGAAAAGGCATAATCGTGACTCCGGACAAAGTATTGAACCGTTCCGAACAGAAATTGAGATACTCTCACGCCGTAGCCATCCGCATCTGGTTTCATTGATAGGATTCTGTGATGAAAGAAATGAGATGATTCTAATTTATGACTACATGGAGAATGGGAACCTCAAGAGCCATTTGTATGGCTCAGATCTACCCACTATGAGCTGGGAGCAGAGGCTGGAGATATGCATAGGGGCAGCCAGAGGTCTACACTACCTTCATACTAGCGCAGTTATACATCGTGATGTCAAGTCTACAAACAtactgcttgatgagaattttgtGGCAAAAATTACTGATTTTGGAATATCCAAGAAAGGGACTGAGCTTGATCAAACCCATGTAAGCACAGACGTGAAAGGAACTTTCGGCTACCTTGACCCTGAATATTTTATAAAGGGACGACTCACAGAAAAATCTGATGTTTATTCTTTCGGTGTTGTTTTATTCGAAGTTCTTTGTGCTAGGTCTGCCATAGTTCAATCTCTTCCAAGGGAGATGGTTAATTTAGCTGCATGGGCAGTGGAGTCGCATAATAATGGACAGTTGGAACAAATCATAGATCCCAATCTTGCAGCTAAAATAAGACCAGAGTCCCTCGGGAAGTTTGGAGAAACAGCGGTAAAATGCTTAGCTCCGTCTAGTGAAGATAGACCATCAATGGGTGATGTGTTGTGGAAACTGGA GCTTGCGCTGGATTCACCTGTTCGAGGGAGATGGTCAGCTTAG